A section of the Drosophila subobscura isolate 14011-0131.10 chromosome A, UCBerk_Dsub_1.0, whole genome shotgun sequence genome encodes:
- the LOC117896405 gene encoding trypsin zeta-like, whose protein sequence is MKPLSLLLWLALVPVAWSQARSGGEDDTSEEEEDDDDGKDTDGVASIGHLASVRMLKMDRVQFGAGHVCAGSLIRDNAVLTAAQCFVDRETGDGHFLPMSEFFVVLGTPNRFEDSPNTLKFELKHRVLMQDMFDMKFHEMDVALLILNGSVPQPHPAVQPIQIADQIFGRKTECQMSGWGRDPTGYSSEAAVSVRVPFIGPRICLIKQMMQEFFVQPGMICAKHFGKVKRGYCTGDAGGSLECEGQLAGIVSWGISCDSPYHPGIYTDVLYYTQWINDSLANPTQLDDYFASVVQPMISGAFGRSSLIVYHFIFILCTNQ, encoded by the exons ATGAAGCcgctttcgctgctgctgtggctggcgCTGGTTCCTGTAGCTTGGAGCCAAGCGAGAAGTGGCGGTGAGGATGACACGtctgaggaggaggaagatgaTGACGACGGCAAGGACACTGACGGCGTTGCCTCGATCGGGCATCTGGCATCGGTGCGAATGCTGAAAATGGATCGAGTCCAATTTGGTGCGGGTCATGTCTGTGCTGGCTCCCTGATCCGCGACAATGCAGTGCTGACTGCGGCCCAGTGCTTTGTGGA CCGGGAGACCGGTGATGGCCACTTCCTGCCCATGTCCGAGTTCTTTGTGGTGCTGGGCACGCCCAATCGCTTCGAGGACAGCCCCAACACCTTGAAATTCGAACTGAAACATCGCGTCCTCATGCAGGACATGTTCGATATGAAATTTCACGAAATGGACGTGGCGCTGCTCATCCTCAACGGCAGCGTGCCCCAGCCACACCCTGCGGTGCAGCCCATCCAGATCGCAGACCAAATCTTTGGGCGCAAAACCGAGTGCCAGATGTCCGGCTGGGGCCGCGACCCAACCGGCTACAGCTCCGAGGCGGCCGTGTCCGTGCGAGTTCCCTTTATTGGACCCCGGATTTGTCTCATCAAGCAGATGATGCAAGAGTTTTTCGTTCAGCCGGGCATGATCTGTGCCAAGCACTTTGGGAAGGTGAAGCGCGGCTACTGCACGGGGGACGCGGGCGGTTCGCTGGAGTGCGAGGGCCAGCTGGCGGGCATCGTGTCGTGGGGCATTAGTTGCGACTCGCCCTACCATCCCGGCATCTACACCGATGTCCTCTACTACACCCAATGGATAAACGACAGTCTGGCCAATCCCACGCAACTCGACGACTACTTTGCGTCTGTCGTTCAGCCAATGATCAGTGGTGCCTTCGGAAGGAGCAGCCTTATTGTTTaccattttatatttattttatgcacgAATCAATAG
- the LOC117900463 gene encoding trypsin-1-like, which produces MVPRSMQLLSIIIFLLPWALNGASVPTAFEGRAIRPRFDVDPGRIINGTEATMEATRHQVSLRRALNDGYFFGTGHICGGSLIRPNWVLTAAHCFVDQEIYDGTFVDKEKFIVVMGNVDRFNRTNTLTFEIDLLILQLDKFDLSTYDRDIALLRLNDSVPSNHPTIRPIELTALTVPADTVCQVTGWGTTELGYNTDYLMTVDVPMISEEVCINESDLGHLIKPGMVCAGFLEQGERDACSGDSGGPLVCRSQLAGIVSWGIGCAQPHLPGVYTEVSYYYDWLQEQIDGDTESSGQGSGEEPGEGEGSGGEPGEGSGDGEGEGSGDGGGGAMAAFAGAISLLLPAALALRFSLALVPS; this is translated from the exons ATGGTTCCGAGATCGATGCAGCTCTTGTCCATCATCATCTTCCTGCTGCCCTGGGCCCTAAATG GTGCCTCTGTGCCGACGGCTTTCGAGGGCAGAGCGATTCGTCCGCGCTTCGATGTGGATCCGGGCAGGATTATCAATGGCACTGAGGCCACAATGGAGGCCACCAGGCATCAGGTGAGCCTGCGGAGAGCCCTCAACGATGGCTACTTCTTTGGCACGGGCCACATCTGTGGAGGCTCACTGATCCGACCCAATTGGGTGCTAACCGCCGCCCATTGCTTTGTCGA TCAGGAGATCTACGACGGCACCTTCGTGGACAAGGAAAAGTTCATTGTGGTCATGGGCAATGTGGATCGCTTCAACCGCACCAACACGCTGACCTTTGAGATTGATTTGCTCATCCTGCAGCTGGATAAGTTCGATCTGAGCACCTACGACAGGGACATTGCCCTGCTGCGGCTGAATGACTCGGTGCCGAGCAATCATCCCACCATTCGGCCCATCGAGCTCACAGCGCTGACCGTGCCCGCGGATACCGTCTGTCAGGTGACGGGCTGGGGCACCACGGAGCTGGGCTACAACACGGACTATCTCATGACCGTCGATGTGCCCATGATCAGCGAGGAGGTGTGCATCAACGAGAGCGATCTCGGTCACCTCATCAAGCCCGGCATGGTGTGTGCCGGCTTCCTGGAGCAGGGCGAACGCGATGCCTGCAGCGGTGATTCCGGCGGCCCACTCGTCTGTCGCAGCCAGCTGGCTGGCATTGTGTCCTGGGGCATTGGCTGTGCCCAACCCCATTTGCCGGGCGTCTACACGGAGGTCTCCTACTACTACGACTGGTTACAGGAGCAGATCGATGGGGATACCGAGTCGAGTGGTCAGGGCAGCGGAGAAGAACCTGGAGAAGGTGAAGGCAGTGGTGGAGAGCCGGGAGAAGGAAGCGGCGATGGTGAAGGTGAGGGCAGTGGCgatggcggcggtggtgccaTGGCAGCCTTTGCTGGAGCAATTAGCCTACTCCTGCCTGCCGCACTCGCCCTCAggttctctctcgctcttgttcctagttga
- the LOC117900471 gene encoding uncharacterized protein LOC117900471 isoform X3 yields MPCGNNTHNPVRYHDPSMFVVVAGSTLIDQADRHTKEYLLQQIIAHKAYNASSLENDIALLFLNGYVSWQSRAVRAIPLSTKALTEGTTCLINGWAAPHCLSPEGGQIGVAAAGTSTHTEQEPLPRHLHAAGVPAVRRLHAGRHRCLPGRLWRSPNLRWPIGRHHLVGCGLRGSWLPRRLHQCLALCRLDTNNERDSGLLQVLGNGLCRSDKRCPTHLVAGLGISAYRYRLLRLLIMSSDERCPANIIIIKSSNLCLFCHLII; encoded by the exons ATGCCGTGTGG GAACAACACGCACAACCCAGTGAGATACCACGATCCGTCGATGTTCGTTGTGGTTGCCGGCAGCACACTGATCGACCAGGCTGACCGGCACACCAAGGAGTACTTGCTGCAGCAGATCATCGCACACAAAGCGTACAATGCCAGCTCGCTGGAGAACGACATAGCGCTGCTCTTCCTCAACGGCTACGTGTCGTGGCAGTCGCGGGCCGTGCGTGCCATTCCGCTGTCCACCAAGGCGCTGACCGAGGGCACTACCTGCCTGATCAATGGCTGGG CTGCTCCTCACTGTCTCTCCCCCGAAGGTGGGCAAATCGGCgtcgctgcagcaggcacCAGTACCCATACTGAACAAGAGCCTCTGCCGCGCCATTTACATGCTGCCGGTGTCCCAGCTGTGCGCCGGCTTCATGCAGGGCGGCATCGATGCCTGCCAGGGCGACTCTGGCGGTCCCCTAATCTGCGATGGCCAATTGGCCGGCATCATCTCGTGGGGTGTGGGCTGCGCGGATCCTGGCTTCCCCGGCGTCTACACCAATGTCTCGCACTTTGTCGACTGGATACGAACAATGAACGCGACTCTGGACTACTCCAAGTACTGGGTAATGGACTCTGCCGATCTGACAAGCGGTGCCCAACGCACCTGGTGGCTGGCCTTGGCATTTCTGCTTATCGTTATCGACTGTTGCGGCTTCTGATCATGTCGAGTGATGAACGTTGTCCagcaaatataataataataaaatcatcCAACTTGTGTCTATTCTGTCATTTAATAATCTAA
- the LOC117900471 gene encoding suppressor of tumorigenicity 14 protein homolog isoform X1 produces MDIPWQLQMLLQMLISWTLAANGHHKFVMLPKVVGGYSIAIEEVPFQISVRRRTMHEKAYGLGLICGGALISQRVACSAAHCYAVNNTHNPVRYHDPSMFVVVAGSTLIDQADRHTKEYLLQQIIAHKAYNASSLENDIALLFLNGYVSWQSRAVRAIPLSTKALTEGTTCLINGWAAPHCLSPEGGQIGVAAAGTSTHTEQEPLPRHLHAAGVPAVRRLHAGRHRCLPGRLWRSPNLRWPIGRHHLVGCGLRGSWLPRRLHQCLALCRLDTNNERDSGLLQVLGNGLCRSDKRCPTHLVAGLGISAYRYRLLRLLIMSSDERCPANIIIIKSSNLCLFCHLII; encoded by the exons ATGGACATACCATGGCAGCTGCAGATGCTCTTGCAGATGCTTATATCGTGGACATTGGCGGCCAACGGGCATC ACAAATTCGTAATGCTGCCGAAGGTGGTGGGCGGCTACTCGATAGCTATCGAAGAGGTCCCCTTCCAGATATCGGTGCGCCGACGGACGATGCACGAGAAGGCCTACGGCTTGGGCCTCATCTGTGGCGGGGCGCTAATCTCGCAGCGTGTGGCCTGCTCAGCGGCCCACTGCTATGCCGT GAACAACACGCACAACCCAGTGAGATACCACGATCCGTCGATGTTCGTTGTGGTTGCCGGCAGCACACTGATCGACCAGGCTGACCGGCACACCAAGGAGTACTTGCTGCAGCAGATCATCGCACACAAAGCGTACAATGCCAGCTCGCTGGAGAACGACATAGCGCTGCTCTTCCTCAACGGCTACGTGTCGTGGCAGTCGCGGGCCGTGCGTGCCATTCCGCTGTCCACCAAGGCGCTGACCGAGGGCACTACCTGCCTGATCAATGGCTGGG CTGCTCCTCACTGTCTCTCCCCCGAAGGTGGGCAAATCGGCgtcgctgcagcaggcacCAGTACCCATACTGAACAAGAGCCTCTGCCGCGCCATTTACATGCTGCCGGTGTCCCAGCTGTGCGCCGGCTTCATGCAGGGCGGCATCGATGCCTGCCAGGGCGACTCTGGCGGTCCCCTAATCTGCGATGGCCAATTGGCCGGCATCATCTCGTGGGGTGTGGGCTGCGCGGATCCTGGCTTCCCCGGCGTCTACACCAATGTCTCGCACTTTGTCGACTGGATACGAACAATGAACGCGACTCTGGACTACTCCAAGTACTGGGTAATGGACTCTGCCGATCTGACAAGCGGTGCCCAACGCACCTGGTGGCTGGCCTTGGCATTTCTGCTTATCGTTATCGACTGTTGCGGCTTCTGATCATGTCGAGTGATGAACGTTGTCCagcaaatataataataataaaatcatcCAACTTGTGTCTATTCTGTCATTTAATAATCTAA
- the LOC117900471 gene encoding trypsin I-P1 isoform X2 yields MDIPWQLQMLLQMLISWTLAANGHHKFVMLPKVVGGYSIAIEEVPFQISVRRRTMHEKAYGLGLICGGALISQRVACSAAHCYAVNNTHNPVRYHDPSMFVVVAGSTLIDQADRHTKEYLLQQIIAHKAYNASSLENDIALLFLNGYVSWQSRAVRAIPLSTKALTEGTTCLINGWGKVTMVGKSASLQQAPVPILNKSLCRAIYMLPVSQLCAGFMQGGIDACQGDSGGPLICDGQLAGIISWGVGCADPGFPGVYTNVSHFVDWIRTMNATLDYSKYWVMDSADLTSGAQRTWWLALAFLLIVIDCCGF; encoded by the exons ATGGACATACCATGGCAGCTGCAGATGCTCTTGCAGATGCTTATATCGTGGACATTGGCGGCCAACGGGCATC ACAAATTCGTAATGCTGCCGAAGGTGGTGGGCGGCTACTCGATAGCTATCGAAGAGGTCCCCTTCCAGATATCGGTGCGCCGACGGACGATGCACGAGAAGGCCTACGGCTTGGGCCTCATCTGTGGCGGGGCGCTAATCTCGCAGCGTGTGGCCTGCTCAGCGGCCCACTGCTATGCCGT GAACAACACGCACAACCCAGTGAGATACCACGATCCGTCGATGTTCGTTGTGGTTGCCGGCAGCACACTGATCGACCAGGCTGACCGGCACACCAAGGAGTACTTGCTGCAGCAGATCATCGCACACAAAGCGTACAATGCCAGCTCGCTGGAGAACGACATAGCGCTGCTCTTCCTCAACGGCTACGTGTCGTGGCAGTCGCGGGCCGTGCGTGCCATTCCGCTGTCCACCAAGGCGCTGACCGAGGGCACTACCTGCCTGATCAATGGCTGGGGCAAGGTCACAATG GTGGGCAAATCGGCgtcgctgcagcaggcacCAGTACCCATACTGAACAAGAGCCTCTGCCGCGCCATTTACATGCTGCCGGTGTCCCAGCTGTGCGCCGGCTTCATGCAGGGCGGCATCGATGCCTGCCAGGGCGACTCTGGCGGTCCCCTAATCTGCGATGGCCAATTGGCCGGCATCATCTCGTGGGGTGTGGGCTGCGCGGATCCTGGCTTCCCCGGCGTCTACACCAATGTCTCGCACTTTGTCGACTGGATACGAACAATGAACGCGACTCTGGACTACTCCAAGTACTGGGTAATGGACTCTGCCGATCTGACAAGCGGTGCCCAACGCACCTGGTGGCTGGCCTTGGCATTTCTGCTTATCGTTATCGACTGTTGCGGCTTCTGA
- the LOC117903033 gene encoding trypsin eta, whose translation MNMHPLWFSAMAATLVTLLGHTIASTENSNSTLVPQPKVVGGTGVDISVAPYTVSVRLTSRDRRKYGSGHMCGGVLISQRLVATAAHCCYNSDTKEYRAAGEYVLVMGSTYLASKTDETLAYYVQQLIVHSSYDHSTLTNDIALMFINGYVPWTWPTAKALPLNDQSLAVATACVITGWGVRISGGSSSDALQTATVPTVSYPTCYLAYPPYVPRSQICAGYTSGGVDACQGDSGGPLMCNNRLSGLVSYGDGCGKPNVPGVYTNVSYFQGWIVQQNNSLNYSIYRNGGSAHSRGYTALALLSALFVAAAGSLRVRG comes from the exons ATGAATATGCATCCGTTATGGTTCAGTGCCATGGCGGCGACGCTGGTAACGCTTCTTGGCCACACGATTGCCTCCACTGAAA ACAGCAACTCCACGCTAGTCCCCCAGCCAAAGGTTGTCGGTGGCACTGGCGTCGACATTAGTGTTGCACCGTACACGGTCTCCGTACGTTTGACTTCGAGGGATCGTCGCAAGTACGGATCGGGTCACATGTGCGGCGGTGTGCTCATCTCCCAGCGCCTGGTGGCCACGGCCGCCCACTGTTGCTACAA CTCTGACACCAAAGAATATCGTGCGGCCGGCGAGTACGTGCTGGTCATGGGCAGCACCTATCTGGCGAGCAAAACCGACGAGACGCTGGCGTATTATGTGCAGCAGCTGATCGTGCACAGCAGCTACGACCACAGCACGCTGACCAACGACATTGCGCTGATGTTCATCAATGGCTACGTGCCGTGGACGTGGCCAACGGCCAAGGCTCTGCCACTCAACGATCAGTCCCTGGCTGTGGCCACCGCGTGCGTCATCACCGGCTGGGGCGTTCGCATTTCC GGCGGCTCCAGCAGCGATGCGCTGCAGACGGCCACTGTGCCAACGGTCAGCTATCCGACCTGCTACCTGGCCTATCCCCCCTACGTGCCGAGGTCACAGATCTGCGCAGGGTACACGAGCGGCGGCGTTGATGCGTGCCAGGGCGACTCCGGGGGACCGTTGATGTGCAACAATCGGCTGTCCGGGCTCGTGTCCTACGGCGATGGCTGCGGCAAGCCCAATGTGCCCGGCGTCTACACCAATGTGTCCTACTTCCAAGGCTGGATTGTCCAGCAGAACAACTCGCTCAACTACTCGATCTATCGCAATGGCGGCAGCGCCCATAGCCGAGGCTACACAGCCCTTGCGCTGCTGTCCGCTCTGTTTGTAGCTGCTGCAGGATCACTGCGAGTGAGGGGGTGA
- the LOC117900364 gene encoding protein tramtrack, alpha isoform isoform X2: protein MQPQQYCLRWKYHHSNLQMMFSQLLDRGCFCDVTLACEGQMIRAHRVVLCACSTFFDSVLTSYASERDPIIIMKDVTFAEVKCLIEFMYKGEINVEHASLPSLLRTADELKIKGLAEVSWRDDEDGPPPPIPAAVFLSPPRSLAESYAQDMLHHQQQQQQQQQQQQAAPQATLQTERDLHDREPSMERVLGRMPSQTPQPGAGTGAGTGAGTGAGASSELQAAVAPVEHFMGPKRKRGRPPLDDAYDVFNVRKLAHYAASLEPAQRAYLESARHFAEEPFQQLAPHSSTLASPPASATTSSLLPKQRQRHRHHQQQQQQQQLQAGASEQDSDAADGRANGMQRGSSTPKPSDGSEAAAKHVLEARNDLGDHQVLGTSTKKLEKISERRERHGKLRHARRHFAGGEPEKPSEKRHSEESSSQGLPQPVEEIENEHLVANRAESPAARCPSALVPASFSRKYESGVGGAGAGASTGAGTGTGGYLINEHGLLMPHEFPPNVASAAAATAAVAVAAAAAVAASASASANASNGSHSQVGEQGELEDYDAAELRLTNEELSEWQDVIKMDDYLAKGRRPQFWEEPFTKRVLDAIKNKRLEMKKAARILGVSYGTLYGRYREVYGCLKHPYSFTNFRNFGPSPSVAGGPLAVGQPRFDLNLRAGAAQPSQLGELGKLKKDLSELWTRPQI, encoded by the exons atgcagccgcagcagtaCTGCCTGCGCTGGAAGTATCATCATAGCAACTTGCAGATGATGTTCTCGCAGCTGCTGGATCGTGGCTGCTTCTGCGACGTGACACTGGCCTGCGAGGGGCAAATGATACGCGCCCATCGCGTGGTGCTGTGCGCCTGCAGCACGTTCTTTGACTCGGTGCTGACGAGCTATGCCAGCGAGCGGGATCCGATTATTATCATGAAGGATGTGACCTTTGCCGAGGTCAAGTGCCTCATCGAGTTCATGTACAAGGGGGAGATCAATGTGGAGCAC GCGAGCCTCCCGTCGCTGCTGCGGACTGCCGATGAGCTGAAGATCAAGGGTCTGGCCGAGGTGAGTTGGCGCGACGATGAGGATGGTCCACCGCCGCCCATACCAGCGGCCGTGTTCCTGTCGCCGCCACGCAGCCTCGCCGAGAGCTATGCCCAGGACATGCTGcatcaccagcaacagcagcagcagcagcagcagcagcagcaggcagcaccgCAGGCAACGCTGCAAACAGAGAGGGATCTTCACGATCGGGAGCCCTCCATGGAGCGGGTGCTTGGCCGCATGCCCTCGCAGACACCACaaccaggagcaggaacaggagcaggaacaggagctggaacaggagctggagccagTAGCGAGCTGCAGGCGGCCGTTGCACCCGTGGAACACTTTATGGGACCAAAACGCAAGCGAGGACGTCCCCCACTGGACGATGCCTACGATGTATTCAATGT CCGCAAGCTGGCCCACTATGCTGCCAGCCTGGAGCCCGCCCAGCGCGCATATTTGGAGTCTGCCCGTCACTTTGCCGAGGAGCCGTTCCAGCAGCTTGCTCCACATTCCAGCACGTTGGCCTCCCCGCccgcctccgccaccaccTCGAGCCTGCTGcccaagcagcggcagcggcatcgccatcaccagcagcagcagcagcagcagcagctacaggcTGGCGCCTCGGAGCAGGACTCGGATGCGGCTGATGGCAGGGCCAATGGCATGCAGCGTGGCAGCTCCACGCCCAAGCCCAGCGATGGCAGCGAGGCAGCCGCCAAGCACGTGCTCGAGGCAAGGAATGACCTAGGGGATCACCAGGTGCTGGGCACCTCCACCAAAAAGCTGGAGAAGATAAGCGAGCGGAGGGAGCGGCATGGCAAGCTGCGCCATGCACGCCGCCACTTTGCGGGAGGAGAGCCGGAGAAGCCCTCCGAGAAGCGTCACTCTGAGGAGTCATCGTCACAGGGCCTGCCGCAGCCCGTGGAGGAGATTGAGAACGAGCATCTGGTGGCCAATCGGGCAGAGTCGCCAGCCGCCCGCTGTCCCTCGGCGCTGGTGCCCGCCAGCTTCAGTCGCAAGTACGAATCGGGTGTGGgtggagccggagccggagcctcCACTGGAGCTGGCACCGGCACTGGCGGCTATTTGATCAACGAGCATGGCCTGCTGATGCCCCACGAATTCCCACCGAACGTGGCCAGTGCCGCAGCGGCCACCGCTGCTGTggccgtggcagcagctgcggctgtggccgccagtgccagtgccagtgccaatgccagCAATGGAAGCCACAGCCAGGTGGGTGAGCAGGGGGAACTGGAGGACTACGACGCGGCCGAGCTGCGTCTGACCAACGAGGAGCTCTCGGAGTGGCAGGACGTGATCAAGATGGACGACTACTTGGCCAAGGGCCGGCGCCCGCAGTTCTGGGAGGAGCCGTTCACCAAGCGC GTGCTGGATGCCATCAAGAACAAGCGACTCGAGATGAAGAAGGCTGCCCGCATTCTGGGCGTTTCCTACGGCACACTGTACGGGCGCTACCGCGAGGTGTATGGCTGCCTCAAGCATCCCTACAG CTTCACGAATTTTCGTAACTTTGGGCCGTCGCCGTCGGTCGCTGGCGGCCCGCTGGCCGTTGGCCAGCCACGCTTTGATCTGAATCTACGCGCCGGGGCCGCACAGCCCTCACAGTTGGGTG AACTGGGGAAGCTAAAGAAGGATCTGAGCGAGCTCTGGACACGACCACAGATTTGA
- the LOC117900364 gene encoding protein tramtrack, alpha isoform isoform X1 codes for MQPQQYCLRWKYHHSNLQMMFSQLLDRGCFCDVTLACEGQMIRAHRVVLCACSTFFDSVLTSYASERDPIIIMKDVTFAEVKCLIEFMYKGEINVEHASLPSLLRTADELKIKGLAEVSWRDDEDGPPPPIPAAVFLSPPRSLAESYAQDMLHHQQQQQQQQQQQQAAPQATLQTERDLHDREPSMERVLGRMPSQTPQPGAGTGAGTGAGTGAGASSELQAAVAPVEHFMGPKRKRGRPPLDDAYDVFNVRKLAHYAASLEPAQRAYLESARHFAEEPFQQLAPHSSTLASPPASATTSSLLPKQRQRHRHHQQQQQQQQLQAGASEQDSDAADGRANGMQRGSSTPKPSDGSEAAAKHVLEARNDLGDHQVLGTSTKKLEKISERRERHGKLRHARRHFAGGEPEKPSEKRHSEESSSQGLPQPVEEIENEHLVANRAESPAARCPSALVPASFSRKYESGVGGAGAGASTGAGTGTGGYLINEHGLLMPHEFPPNVASAAAATAAVAVAAAAAVAASASASANASNGSHSQVGEQGELEDYDAAELRLTNEELSEWQDVIKMDDYLAKGRRPQFWEEPFTKRVLDAIKNKRLEMKKAARILGVSYGTLYGRYREVYGCLKHPYSSALLSTLPHSFTNFRNFGPSPSVAGGPLAVGQPRFDLNLRAGAAQPSQLGELGKLKKDLSELWTRPQI; via the exons atgcagccgcagcagtaCTGCCTGCGCTGGAAGTATCATCATAGCAACTTGCAGATGATGTTCTCGCAGCTGCTGGATCGTGGCTGCTTCTGCGACGTGACACTGGCCTGCGAGGGGCAAATGATACGCGCCCATCGCGTGGTGCTGTGCGCCTGCAGCACGTTCTTTGACTCGGTGCTGACGAGCTATGCCAGCGAGCGGGATCCGATTATTATCATGAAGGATGTGACCTTTGCCGAGGTCAAGTGCCTCATCGAGTTCATGTACAAGGGGGAGATCAATGTGGAGCAC GCGAGCCTCCCGTCGCTGCTGCGGACTGCCGATGAGCTGAAGATCAAGGGTCTGGCCGAGGTGAGTTGGCGCGACGATGAGGATGGTCCACCGCCGCCCATACCAGCGGCCGTGTTCCTGTCGCCGCCACGCAGCCTCGCCGAGAGCTATGCCCAGGACATGCTGcatcaccagcaacagcagcagcagcagcagcagcagcagcaggcagcaccgCAGGCAACGCTGCAAACAGAGAGGGATCTTCACGATCGGGAGCCCTCCATGGAGCGGGTGCTTGGCCGCATGCCCTCGCAGACACCACaaccaggagcaggaacaggagcaggaacaggagctggaacaggagctggagccagTAGCGAGCTGCAGGCGGCCGTTGCACCCGTGGAACACTTTATGGGACCAAAACGCAAGCGAGGACGTCCCCCACTGGACGATGCCTACGATGTATTCAATGT CCGCAAGCTGGCCCACTATGCTGCCAGCCTGGAGCCCGCCCAGCGCGCATATTTGGAGTCTGCCCGTCACTTTGCCGAGGAGCCGTTCCAGCAGCTTGCTCCACATTCCAGCACGTTGGCCTCCCCGCccgcctccgccaccaccTCGAGCCTGCTGcccaagcagcggcagcggcatcgccatcaccagcagcagcagcagcagcagcagctacaggcTGGCGCCTCGGAGCAGGACTCGGATGCGGCTGATGGCAGGGCCAATGGCATGCAGCGTGGCAGCTCCACGCCCAAGCCCAGCGATGGCAGCGAGGCAGCCGCCAAGCACGTGCTCGAGGCAAGGAATGACCTAGGGGATCACCAGGTGCTGGGCACCTCCACCAAAAAGCTGGAGAAGATAAGCGAGCGGAGGGAGCGGCATGGCAAGCTGCGCCATGCACGCCGCCACTTTGCGGGAGGAGAGCCGGAGAAGCCCTCCGAGAAGCGTCACTCTGAGGAGTCATCGTCACAGGGCCTGCCGCAGCCCGTGGAGGAGATTGAGAACGAGCATCTGGTGGCCAATCGGGCAGAGTCGCCAGCCGCCCGCTGTCCCTCGGCGCTGGTGCCCGCCAGCTTCAGTCGCAAGTACGAATCGGGTGTGGgtggagccggagccggagcctcCACTGGAGCTGGCACCGGCACTGGCGGCTATTTGATCAACGAGCATGGCCTGCTGATGCCCCACGAATTCCCACCGAACGTGGCCAGTGCCGCAGCGGCCACCGCTGCTGTggccgtggcagcagctgcggctgtggccgccagtgccagtgccagtgccaatgccagCAATGGAAGCCACAGCCAGGTGGGTGAGCAGGGGGAACTGGAGGACTACGACGCGGCCGAGCTGCGTCTGACCAACGAGGAGCTCTCGGAGTGGCAGGACGTGATCAAGATGGACGACTACTTGGCCAAGGGCCGGCGCCCGCAGTTCTGGGAGGAGCCGTTCACCAAGCGC GTGCTGGATGCCATCAAGAACAAGCGACTCGAGATGAAGAAGGCTGCCCGCATTCTGGGCGTTTCCTACGGCACACTGTACGGGCGCTACCGCGAGGTGTATGGCTGCCTCAAGCATCCCTACAG CTCggctctcctctccactcttcCACACAGCTTCACGAATTTTCGTAACTTTGGGCCGTCGCCGTCGGTCGCTGGCGGCCCGCTGGCCGTTGGCCAGCCACGCTTTGATCTGAATCTACGCGCCGGGGCCGCACAGCCCTCACAGTTGGGTG AACTGGGGAAGCTAAAGAAGGATCTGAGCGAGCTCTGGACACGACCACAGATTTGA